A window from Primulina eburnea isolate SZY01 chromosome 2, ASM2296580v1, whole genome shotgun sequence encodes these proteins:
- the LOC140815737 gene encoding uncharacterized protein, whose amino-acid sequence MSCLAVSLQPTNGPDILLQTREWFPPSRALMALSSFRQTRISFAKNLQQSTADTPFDSIGDDPLAASSGQVIVGVETRYRVVYRLVNSIYVLAVTTIDDSNNNVFDCINIVNQAVSVVVTACRGVDVTPEKLGKKYAEVYMALDIVLRGASSIRLAAMLASMHGDGIAKMVHSAIHTENKIRGADSWGNVEPSSLDHEAGVESFSQVSFELPSETLVAGDEVATATLGFFQQGEEKELNKVEESEGEMDPFAASERINKPEEMLMEGFKKDKELGVSDVSKALAGLEVTSLPPAAATESTHIGVEGFEGNYGGIEFGNDGSTLPEDFEGINDAWGGGLDASEFVGPKKIKKDMGLGGLELLATSEPPAAGAAKSDGGGDKIEDILVKKTEMRGPEMYIVEEVNAEFRESLLARVGLMGVVYLRTMPPKSSTDDKETEFSFKVEGTEGVKRFVMQSSSVSSLGNGLFFVRTPSSKEPLPIIKYSFQPRLTPLPVRIRLVKRLVGTLLSIMIQYVSNPELPAPLTDVTIVLKLPVDPTLLKVSPKAVMNRSDRELKWLIDEIPLKGKPGRLRVRMPVDIGEDDDGSDLEIVGYVKFSARGYRSLSGVSLKPASEGKTDFYEVEHSYASGAYICN is encoded by the coding sequence ATGTCGTGCTTGGCAGTTTCCCTTCAACCCACAAATGGACCCGACATCCTACTCCAAACTCGCGAATGGTTCCCCCCTTCCCGCGCACTGATGGCCCTCTCCTCCTTCCGCCAAACACGCATCTCGTTCGCCAAGAATCTTCAACAATCCACTGCCGATACCCCTTTTGATTCCATTGGGGATGATCCTTTGGCGGCCTCCTCCGGTCAGGTTATTGTCGGGGTTGAAACTCGCTACCGTGTTGTGTACCGCCTCGTCAACTCCATTTACGTTCTTGCTGTGACTACTATTGATGATTCTAATAATAACGTTTTCGATTGTATTAATATTGTTAATCAAGCTGTTTCAGTTGTGGTTACAGCATGTCGTGGTGTGGATGTTACCCCAGAGAAATTAGGCAAGAAGTACGCTGAGGTCTACATGGCATTAGATATAGTTTTGAGGGGTGCTAGTAGCATTAGGCTTGCCGCTATGCTGGCATCGATGCACGGTGATGGCATCGCAAAAATGGTGCATTCTGCTATTCATACTGAGAATAAGATTCGTGGCGCAGATAGCTGGGGTAATGTGGAGCCCAGTTCGCTGGATCATGAAGCCGGAGTGGAGTCCTTTTCACAGGTGTCTTTTGAATTACCTTCTGAGACATTGGTGGCAGGAGACGAGGTGGCTACGGCGACTTTAGGGTTTTTCCAGCAGGGTGAGGAGAAGGAGTTGAATAAAGTTGAGGAGAGTGAAGGAGAAATGGATCCTTTTGCGGCCAGTGAGAGGATAAATAAGCCAGAGGAGATGCTGATGGAAGGGTTTAAAAAGGATAAAGAATTGGGTGTTTCGGACGTGAGTAAGGCTCTTGCAGGACTTGAGGTGACTTCATTGCCTCCTGCCGCAGCCACTGAGTCGACACACATAGGTGTAGAAGGATTTGAAGGGAATTATGGTGGAATCGAGTTTGGGAATGATGGATCAACTTTGCCGGAAGATTTTGAGGGTATTAATGATGCTTGGGGTGGTGGACTGGATGCATCAGAGTTTGTTGGCCCAAAGAAAATCAAGAAAGATATGGGTCTTGGTGGCTTGGAATTGCTGGCAACTAGCGAGCCACCGGCTGCTGGTGCAGCTAAAAGTGACGGTGGTGGGGATAAGATCGAAGATATATTGGTGAAGAAGACTGAAATGAGGGGCCCGGAAATGTATATAGTTGAAGAAGTAAATGCCGAGTTTAGGGAATCACTTCTTGCTAGAGTTGGGTTGATGGGCGTGGTGTACCTGAGGACAATGCCACCGAAATCTTCTACAGATGATAAAGAAACCGAGTTCTCTTTTAAGGTCGAAGGTACAGAAGGTGTAAAGAGATTCGTGATGCAAAGCTCTTCGGTTAGTAGCCTCGGTAATGGCTTGTTTTTTGTGAGGACTCCATCCTCAAAAGAACCTCTACCAATTATAAAGTACAGTTTTCAACCCCGCTTGACTCCTTTGCCTGTAAGGATTAGACTTGTCAAACGCCTAGTTGGGACTTTACTGTCGATCATGATACAATACGTTTCAAATCCAGAGTTGCCAGCACCCTTGACAGACGTGACAATTGTTTTGAAATTGCCCGTAGACCCAACTCTGTTAAAAGTGTCACCAAAAGCAGTGATGAACAGATCTGATAGAGAATTGAAATGGCTTATTGATGAGATTCCACTGAAGGGTAAGCCTGGCAGACTGAGGGTGAGAATGCCTGTGGATATTGGCGAGGATGATGATGGATCGGATCTTGAGATAGTCGGTTATGTCAAGTTTTCTGCCCGAGGATATAGATCTTTGTCTGGGGTTTCTTTGAAGCCTGCTTCTGAGGGAAAAACAGACTTCTATGAGGTTGAGCACAGTTATGCAAGTGGCGCTTATATTTGCAACTAA
- the LOC140815753 gene encoding small nuclear ribonucleoprotein SmD3b-like translates to MSRSLGIPVKLLHEASGHIVTVELKSGELYRGSMVECEDNWNCQLENITYTAKDGKVSQLEHVFIRGSKVRFMVIPDMLKNAPMFKRLEARIKGKGSALGVGRGRAVAMRARAQAAGRGGAAPGRGVVPPVRR, encoded by the exons ATGAGCCGGAGTTTGGGAATTCCGGTGAAGTTGCTGCACGAGGCGTCAGGCCACATTGTCACGGTGGAGCTTAAGAGCGGGGAACTTTATCGAGGTAGCATGGTCGAGTGCGAGGATAATTGGAATTGCCAGCTTGAAAACATCACTTACACTGCCAAG GATGGGAAGGTCTCACAACTTGAGCATGTTTTCATTCGAGGCAGCAAAGTCAG GTTCATGGTAATTCCAGATATGCTTAAGAATGCTCCAATGTTTAAACGTTTGGAAGCAAGGATCAAG GGCAAAGGTTCGGCACTTGGAGTTGGACGTGGACGAGCTGTTGCCATGCGGGCTAGG GCTCAGGCTGCTGGTCGTGGCGGCGCAGCTCCTGGTAGAGGCGTCGTGCCTCCTGTGCGCAGATGA